TACATAATAAAAGCATGTTTCACTGGGTCCAAAATGGGGTTTCAGTGTTCTACTTCTGGGAAATTTTTTATGataaatttcacaataaaagccttgTTAAGACACCAAAAGTTTCCATTGAAGTGAAggacttttactttgaagtttCTTTTTCCAGGCAGGGACCTTTGGGGGTTCCAATGGTTGCTAGTCACAGGGAAAATGTCCTTGCACAAAAACATTTGGTTAATTTCCTTACCTTCTTCCTGGAAGACCCCACCAGTGACAAGCTTAAAGGAAGTGAAGACAGCACCCTCCTGCTGGAGGGAGGTGGAGTGGGGGGGCATGGAGCCTGGCGTGATGCCTCCGATGTCTGCATGGTGGCCCCTGCTGGCTACAAAGAACACAGGACCGCTCACGCCTTTCCTAAACACCTggggaggaggaaagaaagcAGTGAGGTAAACTAAAAGAGGAAGGCATGATGCTGAAAGGGTCAGCTAGGCTGAGTTACCGGTGTGATGACTGTGAGGTCTGGCAGATGGCTGCCCCCAGCACATGGGTGATTACTCAGAATCACATCTCCTTCTTTCATCTTATTCCCCAGTGATCTGATCTGCTCACAGAGAAAGAATCGGTCTGACCAGGCTTTCGCTTCAACAACAtgactgcttaaaaaaaaaacacctcaccTGGAACTGGACTGTCTCTTGCATGGCCCCCAGGTGGACGGGGATATGAGGTGCGTTAGACACTAGACCTCCATCTGgtccaaacacagcacaggagaaATCCAGACGCTCCTTGATGTTTGTGGAGATGGAGGTCCTCTGGAGAACTCTTCCCATCTGCTCTATATGGAtcaagagagacagaaaaaaaattaacactTCCTAACTACCCCtcactttctctcctttctcatCCTCCTGTCAGTGTTACCTGCTATGCTCATGAAGCGATGGGAGAAGATGGAGAGCTGCACAGTGTTGAGCTCAGTCCCCAAAGCGCAGTGAGGGTCTGAGCCAACAGTCATGCAAACATCGCCCCCTTCTGTCAGTTGGGCCTCACAGCATGGCTCCACCAGTATGGTGCTGATAAAGGATATGAAGGCAGACAGAGTGAATAgatatttcaatttcatttaAAGTTAAGAGTATGTGAGTATAATGTATCTGAGGCTACACATTCATCCACCTTCTTTCACAGTGACAATAGTTTTTACTGACAGAATGCTAACCTGTTTTTGTCAATGATGATCGCTGGTCCTTGGATGCTGTGACCACATGGCAACTCTTCCCACAAATACACGCTGGTGTCAAGGTAACCACCCTCAAAGTAACACTTGGTCATCTACAGCAgagataaaatgaaataattaaatAGTTTCAATGACAGAACTGAAACAGGGTATATGCAGGACTCCTGAGGTTAATTTCAATACCTTTTTAAGACTTTTAAAAAcctttcaaaaatattttaagacCCCATCGCCCCCTTTAAGCTGTTGTTAGGAACACATCTTTAACAGTTGTAGTTTGCAGTTGAACAGAAATGAGCTGAATACATTAAACTTAACGTAGGTATATTGATTCGCTAAAAACATAGTGAATTTAGTAGCCCGCCTCTCATGGTTGGCAACAAACACTGCATTGCGGTTATTAGACAGCGAATAAACATGCACTGGCATGTTGtactatatttatttcaggaaACCCAGATTTTCAGAAAATCCAGTCAAGTAGGCTTTCAGGGGAGTTTGTGTCCTTTTCAGGGGAACAATAACTTATTACATCATGATCAAAATTTTAGACATGTGCCTAGTATgggcagggctctagactaacttgttgcactggtgcgcctaactttttttcttaggtgcaccagcacaaaatttaggtgcaccACATCTTAACACCCACCCGCACACCACAGTTTGTTCttaatcactgtccatatatttcTGTACACATCAGTACATTCTATATgaacaggcttaataatcaTATCATCCtgaaatgaatttggaccttgtataatgaacagttatataaaaatattttaatgctgATAGTAcgcattcaaattatggacaaactagccaacaagtctgcctgtcagaaatccataatgaagagtcaaagttcatacagcactcttcatttctctgtttgctttctctctgtattttctggcagtcactcctcacttatctatctggtgaatgtgaattaaaattaaattgggcgatcgtcatgtaaccatgtactataactctttaaaaccagctgactgctgtcagtcagagtgaatcagccttcatggatgaaccacacaggtcagataacactgttcgtcagacctgttgttcagtctgtcataatgctacgagcatgtcaccccccccccccgaacattaccggctcgttattaTCACTCACTCAGGTCTAcggcaaattagcaaaacccgcatagtagcaacaaatccctCCGCACATGTTCACCGTTGGGTGACATCAcgaagaggaaaataaatattcatggatACTTTCTGGAGTCAAAGCTTGAATCAAAAGTAATACCTCATGAAATGgggattaagacttttcaatacCTTTTAAGGGCCTTAATTTTCCCACAATTGATTTATCAACTTCTTAAGACGGGACACCCTGTGAAAGTTTAACTtcataaatgtatgttttctgtTGGGGACTCCACTTACTGTGACAGGTTTCTCCTTCCTGTGTCCCGTCTTTGGTTTAAACACTGATTTTATACCAGATTTTCCACAACCCCTCACTCTGATGTCATCCACCATGATGGGTCTATCTGGGATGGTGAATCCGAACTCCTTCATGTAACTGAAAGATGAAAAGGAAAACCATGTGCGGTATCAGAAACAGAGAACACAAAGCTTACCTGATATGAAAACATTATCCTGCTGGTGTGTTTGCACAATGTAAACAGCACTGAAAGGTGCCAGCAATGAGTGTACACACATGCCATTCATTAGTACAGTATTGAAAAGGCAAACCGTTTAGTGAAGGCACCACGGAAGTCGCCAGCTCGACAGGACTGGGCGTTGCTGGGGTTGCCGGCAGCAGTGACCATGAGGGCGCAGTCAGTGCCCTGGTAACGCAGGTGGAGGAAAACCTCTGTGGTTATCTGACCGCTGAGGAGGAGACAAACACAAGGCTGCATGTCTGTCAACAAGACTGCAAACACAGCACCTGTACATGGAGCTCGACCCCAACCATGAGGTGATTTGTTGGTCCTGACCTGGTGAAGCCACGTGCGCAGAGCGTGTCACGGCAGCGCTTAGAGAGCTGTTCCACCCTCCGGTCGAGCTCACCGAAACACTGCTGCTCATACTGCAGTGAGCACGGCTCCTGCACCTCCTCCACAACATCTGCTAAAGCCAAACCATAAGCTGACAGCACACCACTGtacctaaaaaaacacacacatatacaagcATCACTTTTTCTGTCACCTAcaaatcctctctctctctcacacacaatttACCATCCTTACTTATGTATAAAGACAGTCTTCATCCCAAGGGCTCGGGCAATAGCGCAGGCATGTTGGCCACCTGCCCCTCCGAAACATGCCAACACATGTTGAGATGTATCATGTCCCTTGGCCTACAGGAGTGGGGGAGGTATGTGATTAACATTGTTTTAATGCATAAACCACACATTTGAAGACACCCATGGTTTAAAGACATCAGATACCTGTGTCAGAGCTCTGATCGGTCGGCACATGGCTTCGTTTGCTACCCGAATGAATCCCATAGCAACCTCCTCCACACTCATCTTTGAGGAGCTGCTTGGCGACACGCTGTTGTGAGAGTGTTTGTCCCCATTTGGCCCAACCTTTAaatgcaaaacataaaaaatcacTTTGGCCTCTTTATTACCCATGCAAAATAGTAATGAAAATTTAAACACTATAGAATATTTTAGTAAACATTCTTGCCTGTGATTGGTTAGAAGACAGGAAGAGGTTGATCTCTTCAGTGAGTTGATGGAAATGCTTCATGGTGTCTTCTAAGGACAAGGGTTCATTCTCTCCAGGCCCAAAGATCTTtgggaagaaggaaggaaggaggcgACCCAGGGCCAAGTTTGCATCAGTCACAGTCAGAGGCCCACCTAAGAAAGATCCACAGGGAATCAggtatctgtttttttaaaagacaatTTTTTATAGGCAACTTTTGCATACATTGTACACTTAATGtttcatatttaaataattCTGTGAAAAATCTGGTGAAAGGTTCTGAGGATCATGCAATATGAAATAAAGCTAACTTTTACCCAACTCTCCCACAGGGAACATCAACGAAAAAAAGGCAAGTCAGACTCAAATTTCACTTTGGGAGCATAGATTGCTGCTTAAACTGAGAGCTATGACGCAAACTGGCATTATATCATCACACATGGGTTTGTGCCCCATTCTGCAGGGCATACTGACTGGGTGGTTGATGATGTGTGACAGTTCAGTTCTGATTGCTGGTGACGTCAAACTTTGATTTGGAGGCACAGATTGCAGCATGTGGTTCAGGTCCATGAGTAGAGGAGGGGCCAATTTTTCCTCTTTAGTTACATAAATCAGATTATTAAGCTGAAGCAGtgagagggagcagagcaggGCACACTAATCTGCTACATGTGTGTGGATTCTAGTCTGATAACGTGGAGGGTGACAAACAGAGGGACTTAAAGAAAAGGTGAGAATGAAAGTTAACCACCAGGTTGTGGACTGAAAGAAGGACAAAAAAGCAGTGAGGAGAAAACTGGTAAAGCTAAAAAATGAATGACAGATGAATCAAATGAACTAACATTGCGTCTTACCTTTTCTGTAACAGGCTGGTCCTGGATGAGCTCCTGCAGATTCTGGTCCAACTACAAACATCCCAGacctgaagaaaaacacacatacaatagAGAAGCCATGTTATAAGAagcaatttaaaaatgtaatgtagggaaaatatgttttgtattatttattttattttgctcaaACTTGTATAATTCACCTAAAAAGAGTCTGgatcctccacctgcagccacagtgttGATGTCCAGCTGAGGGGCCTGCAGGGTGACTCCAGCTGTGGTAGCCTCAAACACGTGTTCATACTGGCCTGCATATCGACTCACATCAGTGGAGGTTCCTGGAGGAAATGACAAAACAGAGTGAATTGTGTTCTGTGCAACACACAGTTTTACAAAGGATTAACTACACACTGAATGTATGAGTAGCTCAGTCCTCCTGTGCACATCTACCTCCCATGTCGAAGCCAATCACAGGTTTTTTCTCCATCTGACTGTAGGAGGTGATGGCGTATCCCACCACACCACCAGCTGGGCCGGACAAGATGGCCCGAGAACCGCAAAACTGCTCCATGGGAGTCAGACCTCCATCTGACTGCATGAAGAGGACATCCACATCCTGAGCAGAGGTGACAGGTTCAGAATCTGGGTGGAGGGGTTTCACTTCTTGTTCATTTTTCACACATACCTTCAAGGCACCCTTGAAGCCAGAGGTGAAGCCCTTTAAATATTGACGAATTTTGGGTGTGAGGTAGGCGTCAGCGCAGACGGTGTAACCCCGCGGGACCGCCCTCACCATGGGCATGACCTCGCTGGAGAGAGACACCTGAGCAAAGCCCAGACGACGTGCCAGAGAGCCCACTGCTTTCTCATGATCGGACCATCTGAAACAGAGAGACGAGGTGGAATGCATCCATACACACAGTGCGGCTGTTTTATCACATCAAAGCACCTTTTCCCCAGTGGAATGGGAGGCATGTCAGTCCTTTGTGTGTGACAAGTGACAGGAAGCATAAACTGCTGGCTCACATAAAAGTGCCTTTCCAACTGATTTGTTTCCAGAAAGCAGAGGTAAGAGGTCTTCACGTCTGAACGGATTTCAAAGAACAAATGGGTGGAGACTCCAGCTAAACAGTGGGAGGGAtgggaagaaaacatgaacttCCACCCCGTAAGCCACTTGGGTTTCATGCACAATAGAAAGCGGCTGTTGGACACCACACCCCACTGACATGTACAGTGTCCAAAACGACAGGGGGAGTCAGAGTTTATGGGATAGCAGCTCTTGGAGTAGTTCAGGTGGAAGATGTGCATGTAAAGGAAAATAAGATCATGGGATAGGATCTTAAGCTGTGTGACTGACGTGTAagagtgcagcagcaggacagccAGACTGGTGATACCACAGGACAACACCCCTCTAGGTCCTTTTCCACTTGCTCCATGTCCAGTTCCTTCCACACCTCTAGAGAATCCCCTGTActgcctgaaacacacagattaTCAGGATTACTTCAAATTATGATGCAATGCTCTCATCCAGAGCTGCTTACCAAGTGTTTACTATCaaaaatacaatacatttaattatattatatcTAACTTCAGTACACTTGAGTTGTTTTCTCACCTTTGACGACATGTTTTGGATCTTTCCTGGGCAGCTGGCAGCCATCTTGCTGAAGGACGACTCTCTCATCCACCTCTATTACCTTCTCATAAAGCACTTCAGGCATCGCAACCTCCtgttatacacacacaatttaacaCATACAGTCAAGACAGCTGCTGGAAAGTATGTCAACATGAGTCAGGTTAAATCAATACTGAATTTAAGTGcagtttcatatttatttttgctggtTGATTTTTTGGCCTTCAAGGTTAACAACAACTGCACAACTTCCAACATTTTGCAGAATAACCTACAGTTCATGCCTTAAACCATTGAACACCCTCTATAGCTGTTCAGTAACAACGGCCTCTTAAACCAATGGAACAGCTGGTCTGGGAGCAAACTCCAGGACCTGCCCCCTACCTCCGCCTCTGTAACACAACATAATAACTAACCCTTATGTTGCAGAGACTTGAGCCCCTTAACTTTGATGACTCATGAAAACCATGTATGTAATAGAACATCATAATGCTGACGTTCTTAAATGCTTACTATTCACTGTCACAGGTTGAGAAATCAAGTGTTACAGACCAAATCAAACAGCTTTGGCCTGCCTGGGTGCCAATGTGCAGCAAGTCCTTGAAGCCTCTGGTGACCAGGAGAGCtgtcctttctccctctctctccaacagTGCGTTGGTCGCCACAGTCGTGCCCATTCTgatccagccaatcagagaggtGTCTACAGGCTGATCGCGAGGAAAGGGCTGccctgtttcctgtcaacacATACATAAAATTACATACTTTAATAAAGATTTTTAACAATAATCTTGGTTTGCTTTGGAATTATTTTACTGTTGATTTAATGATCCAACAACACAAGATTTTAAAGCAATCAAGCAAGTTTTGATGAATGCTACTCTCATCTTGAAATGATTATACACCCACAGGGTCACACATTTCCATCTTTTAAGAAGTTGAATCAACTTCTCTGCTTTACACAGCCACATAACACGTGTCAAaatcatgtcaggctcttttgTTGTGATTTAAGGACAGTATGAGAGAGTGCGTATGAAAACAGAAATGCTTCACATTACCTCCTCCAGGACTCTGCGGATCCCCTCAGTGGGAGCATCTTTGTAGTTCTGGGGGTCCCGGGACAGCAGCTTCAGGACTCTTTCACGGCCGTCGGGCAGCCGGGCGAACACATCTGTAAAGGTGCCACCTCGGTCGATGGCAAAGTCAAATTTCCCCTGAGTTTCAGCCATAGGGAAGACAGGTGCAGAGAGAGAAGTGGTGCTCCTGAGTCTGTGGAGCGGAGTCAGAGAGGGATTATAAAGGCTACAATACAATACTGGGCTGATAAGGGAACAACTGAGATAACAGAAAGCATTCTCAGAGTCATATCTTCTGTTTAATCAGCTACTACCAGTGCTGATTGTGCTCCATGGTTTTGTCATTGTCCTGTACAAGACTTCAACACTACTAATGCATCTCTACCCCACAAATCCCATTTACTGgcactttaattaaaaaaataaatccaattCTAAGAAC
This portion of the Parambassis ranga chromosome 20, fParRan2.1, whole genome shotgun sequence genome encodes:
- the oplah gene encoding LOW QUALITY PROTEIN: 5-oxoprolinase (The sequence of the model RefSeq protein was modified relative to this genomic sequence to represent the inferred CDS: inserted 5 bases in 5 codons); this encodes MAETQGKFDFAIDRGGTFTDVFARLPDGRERVLKLLSRDPQNYKDAPTEGIRRVLEEETGQPFPRDQPVDTSLIGWIRMGTTVATNALLEREGERTALLVTRGFKDLLHIGTQAGQSCLIWSVAMPEVLYEKVIEVDERVVLHNPDNLCVSGSTGDSLEVWKELDMEQVEKDLEGXLSCGITSLAVLLLHSYTWSDHEKAVGSLARRLGFAQVSLSSEVMPMVRAVPRGYTVCADAYLTPKIRQYLKGFTSGFKGALKDVDVLFMQSDGGLTPMEQFCGSRAILSGPAGGVVGYAITSYSQMEKKPVIGFDMGGTSTDVSRYAGQYEHVFEATTAGVTLQAPQLDINTVAAGGGSRLFFRSGMFVVGPESAGAHPGPACYRKGGPLTVTDANLALGRLLPSFFPKIFGPGENEPLSLEDTMKHFHQLTEEINLFLSSNQSQVGPNGDKHSHNSVSPSSSSKMSVEEVAMGFIRVANEAMCRPIRALTQAKGHDTSQHVLACFGGAGGQHACAIARALGMKTVFIHKYSGVLSAYGLALADVVEEVQEPCSLQYEQQCFGELDRRVEQLSKRCRDTLCARGFTSGQITTEVFLHLRYQGTDCALMVTAAGNPSNAQSCRAGDFRGAFTKRYMKEFGFTIPDRPIMVDDIRVRGCGKSGIKSVFKPKTGHRKEKPVTMTKCYFEGGYLDTSVYLWEELPCGHSIQGPAIIIDKNSTILVEPCCEAQLTEGGDVCMTVGSDPHCALGTELNTVQLSIFSHRFMSIAEQMGRVLQRTSISTNIKERLDFSCAVFGPDGGLVSNAPHIPVHLGAMQETVQFQIRSLGNKMKEGDVILSNHPCAGGSHLPDLTVITPVFRKGVSGPVFFVASRGHHADIGGITPGSMPPHSTSLQQEGAVFTSFKLVTGGVFQEEAVTEALMAPAQYPDCSGTRNLHDNLSDLRAQVAANRRGSQLVGELMXSYGLAVVQAYMGYIQSNAELAVRDMLKDFARRRAATDWLLGGGSEDFMDDGTAIRLRVQLNEEDGSAVFDFTGTGTEVWGNCNAPRAITLSALIYCLRCMVGQDIPLNQGCLTPIKVIIPXGSILQPSQNAAVVGGNVLTSQRVVDVIFRAFEVCAASQGCMNNITFGNKSVGYYETVAGGAGAGPSWKGRSGVHSHMTNXRITDPEILEKRYPVVLEQFSLRPDSGGAGKYHXGDGVIRKLLFRDSVVLSVLTERRSTRPYGLQGGEDGAAGLNLLHRADGRVLNLGAKTSVSLQPGDIFCLYTPGGGGYGTAEDVNGDPQTKRRRLDETFPERGSVFEYRMAQEGV